In one window of Vanessa atalanta chromosome 10, ilVanAtal1.2, whole genome shotgun sequence DNA:
- the LOC125066740 gene encoding ileal sodium/bile acid cotransporter-like, with translation MCPIWPLHLIILYIVAICPMWVLCQAAPNYLAKFLSETVEIHMGEYYYVNVTVTGSDLQVGDKLSLVTENEHIASGKWNSTYLLTDLDVNKGSFDGRLRVDGHFLGRTELVVEANRGTAQYIANGTLPITVTRPQRVIDTIFTTSVAVFVSLIFINFGCAMHWLTVKGVLKRPIGPAIGMCGQFIFMPLISFGLGFLIFPNSPAMRLGMFFTGVSPGGGASNIWTFILGGNLNLSLAMTTISTLASFAFMPAWLFSLGQVVFANASIVVPYVRIATFVAGLIIPLMIGLAMQKLTPRVAAFMVRILKGFSTTLLLFIIIFAIVTNLYIFELFSWEIVVAGMCIPWLGYAVGYVGARLLRQSHEDALAISVEIGIQNTGIAIFLLRYALPQPEADLTTVVPVSVAIMTPVPNTIVYIIQKIMSCRGCKPSETEMPTKKSWRTTSNQFPRPLSPASSLPLMSNKQEENWSSSS, from the coding sequence ATGTGTCCAATATGGCCACTacatctaataattttatacatagtgGCGATTTGTCCTATGTGGGTGCTGTGCCAAGCAGCACCGAACTACCTCGCCAAATTCCTGTCGGAAACGGTGGAGATTCACATGGGCGAATATTATTACGTCAACGTTACTGTCACAGGATCAGATCTGCAAGTAGGTGATAAATTATCGCTAGTTACGGAAAATGAACATATAGCGTCAGGAAAATGGAATTCAACGTATCTCCTCACAGATTTAGATGTTAATAAGGGTAGTTTTGATGGCAGATTGAGGGTGGATGGACATTTTCTTGGTCGAACAGAATTAGTTGTAGAAGCAAATCGTGGTACTGCACAGTATATCGCAAATGGCACTCTACCAATTACGGTGACTAGGCCACAGCGAGTTATAGATACAATATTCACAACCAGTGTTGCTGTATTTGTTTCATTGATCTTCATTAACTTTGGATGCGCGATGCACTGGCTCACTGTTAAGGGCGTGCTGAAGAGACCCATCGGTCCAGCCATCGGTATGTGTGGACAGTTCATCTTCATGCCTCTGATATCATTCGGTCTCGGTTTTCTTATATTCCCGAACTCGCCCGCTATGCGATTAGGAATGTTTTTCACGGGCGTATCGCCCGGTGGCGGAGCGTCGAATATATGGACATTTATATTGGGAGGAAATCTTAATTTATCGCTGGCCATGACCACCATATCTACCCTGGCCTCCTTCGCATTTATGCCAGCCTGGCTGTTCTCTCTCGGACAAGTTGTATTCGCAAATGCGAGCATCGTGGTGCCATACGTTCGTATAGCTACGTTCGTCGCCGGCCTCATTATCCCCTTAATGATCGGCTTGGCCATGCAGAAACTAACGCCAAGAGTGGCTGCGTTCATGGTCCGGATCCTCAAAGGATTTTCGACCACACTTCTCTTGTTCATAATCATATTCGCAATAGTGACGAATTTGTACATTTTTGAACTGTTCTCTTGGGAGATAGTAGTGGCGGGTATGTGCATCCCATGGCTGGGCTACGCTGTGGGCTACGTGGGTGCACGCTTGCTGCGACAGTCGCACGAAGACGCACTCGCCATTTCTGTCGAAATCGGTATCCAGAACACCGGTATCGCCATCTTCCTGCTGCGATACGCGCTGCCACAGCCGGAGGCCGACCTCACCACGGTGGTACCAGTGTCAGTAGCGATCATGACACCTGTACCAAATACCATCGTATACATAATACAGAAGATTATGTCCTGCAGGGGATGTAAGCCGTCAGAAACAGAAATGCCCACAAAAAAATCTTGGAGGACGACCTCAAACCAGTTTCCGAGGCCCCTGAGCCCGGCGTCATCTCTACCATTGATGTCAAATAAACAGGAAGAGAATTGGTCATCTTCTTCGTAA